One stretch of Rhea pennata isolate bPtePen1 chromosome 23, bPtePen1.pri, whole genome shotgun sequence DNA includes these proteins:
- the POU3F1 gene encoding POU domain, class 3, transcription factor 1 translates to MAAAAQYLPRGAALGPDGDRLHPGAYREVQKMMHHEYLQGLGPAAGHAVGLAHHQWLPSAGTDWGSGGGGGHLPPAEHGKGGAAGPREELPGAFHHRAHLGAAAGAAGGWAQGGAHHLPPLSPPSGQPLLYAQPYAGLNGMLGPPAPALHHGLREALGAEEAGAHELAASPPPLGPPEPPDEDAPSSDDLEQFAKQFKQRRIKLGFTQADVGLALGTLYGNVFSQTTICRFEALQLSFKNMCKLKPLLNKWLEETDSSTGSPTSLDKIAAQGRKRKKRTSIEVGVKGALENHFLKCPKPSAHEITSLADSLQLEKEVVRVWFCNRRQKEKRMTPAGAPHPPMEDVYAQADSSPLHHALPGAVH, encoded by the coding sequence atggccgccgccgcgcagtACCTGCCGCGCGGTGCCGCGCTGGGCCCCGACGGCGACCGGCTCCACCCGGGCGCCTACCGCGAGGTGCAGAAGATGATGCACCACGAGTACCTGCAGGGGctgggccccgccgccgggcacGCCGTGGGGCTGGCGCACCACCAGTGGCTGCCCAGCGCCGGCACGGActggggcagcggcggcggcggcgggcaccTGCCGCCCGCCGAGCACGGCaagggcggcgcggcggggccccgcgaGGAGCTGCCGGGCGCCTTCCACCACCGCGCGCACctgggcgcggcggcgggcgcggcgggcggctggGCGCAGGGCGGCGCGCACCACCTGCCGCCGCTGTCGCCGCCGTCGGGGCAGCCGCTGCTCTACGCGCAGCCCTACGCGGGGCTCAACGGGATGCTgggcccgccggcgccggcgctgcaCCACGGGCTGCGCGAGGCGCTGGGCGCCGAGGAGGCGGGCGCGCACGAGCTggcggcctcgccgccgccgctgggGCCGCCCGAGCCGCCCGACGAGGACGCGCCCAGCTCCGACGACCTGGAGCAGTTCGCCAAGCAGTTCAAGCAGCGCCGCATCAAGCTGGGCTTCACGCAGGCCGACGTGGGGCTGGCGCTGGGCACCCTCTACGGCAACGTCTTCTCGCAGACCACCATCTGCCGCTTCGAGGCGCTGCAGCTCAGCTTCAAGAACATGTGCAAGCTGAAGCCGCTGCTCAACAAGTGGCTGGAGGAGACGGACTCCAGCACGGGCAGCCCCACCAGCCTGGACAAGATCGCGGCGCAGGGCCGGAAGCGCAAGAAGCGCACCTCCATCGAGGTGGGCGTCAAGGGCGCCCTGGAGAACCACTTCCTCAAGTGCCCCAAGCCGTCGGCGCACGAGATCACCTCCCTGGCGGACTCCttgcagctggagaaggaggtGGTGCGTGTCTGGTTCTGCAACCGGCGGCAGAAGGAGAAGCGCATGACGCCGGCGGGGGCCCCGCACCCGCCCATGGAGGACGTTTACGCACAGGCGGACTCGTCGCCGCTGCACCACGCGCTGCCGGGGGCCGTGCACTGA